The following are encoded together in the Bacteroidales bacterium MB20-C3-3 genome:
- the tmk gene encoding dTMP kinase, producing the protein MLIVLEGLDGAGKSTQIELLRRYFEERGREVRFLHFPRYDSPVYGDLISRFLRGELGGIEEVHPFLIALLFAGDRGDASSQIKEWLESGCVVILDRYLYSNIAFQCAKINDFDRAEELRNWIFQAEYGHFGIPRPDKNLFLDVPLSFVDSKLNGNRSGGDREYLKGARDIHEESIKFQERVRDVYIDECGRGEGLRRIDCSSPEGDMLKPEEIFERIRENIEL; encoded by the coding sequence ATGTTGATTGTGCTTGAAGGACTGGACGGAGCAGGTAAATCTACCCAGATTGAGCTGTTACGCAGATATTTTGAAGAGAGAGGAAGAGAGGTTAGATTCCTCCATTTTCCAAGATATGATTCACCTGTTTATGGAGATCTTATATCCAGATTTCTCAGGGGAGAGTTGGGCGGAATTGAAGAGGTTCACCCATTTCTGATAGCCCTCTTATTTGCAGGTGACAGAGGAGATGCCTCTTCTCAGATTAAAGAGTGGCTGGAGAGTGGTTGTGTGGTTATTCTTGACAGATATCTCTATTCAAATATTGCCTTTCAGTGTGCAAAAATTAATGATTTTGACCGTGCGGAAGAGTTGCGAAATTGGATTTTCCAGGCCGAATATGGCCATTTTGGTATTCCCAGGCCTGATAAAAACCTTTTTCTTGATGTCCCGCTCTCTTTTGTTGACAGCAAACTAAACGGAAACAGAAGCGGAGGCGACAGAGAGTATCTTAAGGGAGCAAGAGACATACATGAAGAGAGTATCAAATTTCAGGAGAGGGTAAGGGATGTATACATAGACGAGTGTGGCAGAGGAGAGGGACTTCGCAGGATTGACTGCTCATCCCCTGAGGGAGATATGCTAAAACCTGAAGAGATTTTTGAAAGAATCAGAGAAAATATTGAGCTATGA
- the murB gene encoding UDP-N-acetylmuramate dehydrogenase: MKFVRAIARVITGLVFLLAGFLKLADPVGNGLVVSEYLKIIGLTDMRTFALIMGLILSVIEALIGISILLGLRMRVATKALLVFMVFFTLLTLYLALANPISDCGCFGEAFKLTHWETFIKNIALLVASLIIYYQRGKFIPVAPPAWEWGTVVLYTMLLGGTGIYAINHLPLVDFTPFHTGTDLNEELARIRDPRRAEFITELIYEKEGKREKFSIDEIPDSTWTFIDSKTVPASVDRFPSLTDFAVSDSYGNYVTDSLLSLERVFITVIPYIDRLSASHYTTLKLIHNKIGDSSTPHIVLCGASGEIADSIKRAVGVDCDVYYTDFKTLIALNRSNGGVVYMAGGVIGAKWSMMDFTKLATSSGGISDIKNADAELLSAERRIKETLIAEISILFFLMLIVVMRFIFRFAYKHNMLQESAPQIEGTLIGKELIMKKVKDLKCSVVWRESLKARNTLGLDVYTDWYAAPAAEEELIELFSVEELKNMERLVIGSGSNILFKGDFGGIVIHPDMVEISVEGDNEDAVLLRAGAGVEWDYLVNYTVDRGWGGLENLSLIPGCVGASPVQNIGAYGAEAADSIMSVRYFDTVKLQMVEIDGADCKFGYRDSIFKRELKGRTIITSVLFKLMKYPVINGNYADLSDSLSKIENPGIADIREIVCRIRESKLPDPKVIGNAGSFFKNPVISSEKASVLKDKYPSLKIFPVSDGLSKVPAAWLIDQCGFKGMRRGNVGVHENQALVLLAFDGAKGKELLDLADEIRAAVKERFDIDIEPEVNIV; encoded by the coding sequence ATGAAATTTGTGAGGGCTATAGCAAGAGTTATTACCGGATTGGTTTTCCTGCTTGCCGGCTTTCTGAAGTTGGCAGACCCTGTAGGAAACGGATTGGTTGTAAGCGAGTATCTTAAAATTATCGGCCTCACTGATATGAGGACATTTGCTTTGATTATGGGGTTAATTCTCTCGGTAATCGAAGCTCTTATTGGAATCTCAATACTTCTTGGGCTCAGAATGCGGGTAGCTACCAAGGCTCTTTTGGTATTTATGGTATTTTTCACTCTATTGACACTATATCTTGCGTTGGCAAATCCAATAAGCGATTGCGGCTGTTTTGGAGAGGCATTTAAATTGACCCACTGGGAGACTTTTATCAAAAATATTGCTCTGCTTGTCGCATCATTAATTATATATTATCAGAGAGGTAAATTTATACCCGTTGCTCCGCCCGCGTGGGAGTGGGGAACAGTTGTCCTATATACCATGTTGCTTGGCGGTACAGGCATTTATGCCATAAACCATTTACCTTTGGTTGACTTTACACCGTTTCATACCGGTACAGATTTGAACGAGGAGCTTGCCCGAATAAGAGATCCAAGGAGGGCAGAATTTATAACAGAACTTATTTATGAGAAGGAGGGGAAAAGAGAGAAATTTTCAATCGATGAGATTCCGGATTCAACCTGGACATTTATTGATTCAAAAACAGTACCTGCATCAGTTGATCGATTTCCATCTTTAACTGATTTTGCAGTTTCAGATTCATACGGAAACTATGTTACTGATTCCCTGCTCTCTTTAGAGAGAGTATTTATTACCGTGATTCCTTATATTGACAGATTATCTGCATCTCACTACACTACATTAAAATTGATTCACAATAAAATTGGAGACTCCAGCACTCCTCATATAGTATTGTGTGGAGCCTCAGGGGAGATTGCCGATAGTATTAAAAGAGCTGTAGGGGTTGATTGCGATGTGTATTATACAGATTTTAAAACACTGATAGCTCTTAATCGCTCAAATGGGGGAGTGGTCTATATGGCTGGAGGTGTTATTGGTGCAAAGTGGTCAATGATGGATTTTACCAAATTGGCTACCTCTTCAGGTGGTATTTCGGATATAAAAAATGCAGATGCTGAATTACTTTCGGCAGAGAGAAGAATAAAAGAGACCCTTATTGCAGAGATCTCAATTCTGTTTTTTCTGATGCTTATTGTAGTAATGAGGTTTATTTTCAGATTTGCGTATAAACATAATATGTTACAGGAGAGCGCTCCTCAGATTGAGGGTACTTTAATAGGGAAAGAGTTAATAATGAAGAAGGTAAAGGATTTAAAATGCAGTGTTGTATGGAGAGAGAGTCTTAAAGCCAGGAATACTCTTGGTCTGGATGTATACACCGATTGGTACGCTGCCCCTGCTGCTGAAGAGGAGCTAATTGAGTTGTTCAGTGTCGAGGAGTTAAAAAATATGGAGAGGTTGGTCATTGGCTCCGGTTCAAATATTCTTTTTAAGGGAGATTTTGGAGGGATTGTAATTCACCCGGATATGGTTGAAATATCTGTAGAGGGAGATAATGAAGATGCTGTTTTACTTAGAGCCGGAGCTGGGGTGGAATGGGATTATCTTGTAAATTATACAGTTGACAGAGGATGGGGTGGACTTGAGAACCTTTCGCTAATTCCGGGTTGTGTAGGTGCCTCACCTGTTCAGAATATTGGTGCTTACGGAGCGGAGGCAGCTGATTCAATTATGTCTGTAAGATATTTTGATACAGTTAAGCTTCAGATGGTGGAGATTGATGGAGCCGATTGTAAATTTGGATACCGTGATTCAATATTTAAAAGAGAGCTTAAGGGAAGAACTATAATTACAAGCGTACTCTTTAAGCTAATGAAGTATCCTGTAATAAACGGTAATTACGCAGACCTTTCAGATTCTTTATCAAAAATTGAGAATCCCGGAATTGCTGATATTCGTGAAATTGTTTGCAGAATCAGAGAATCAAAATTGCCTGATCCAAAGGTTATAGGTAATGCCGGAAGCTTTTTTAAAAACCCTGTTATCTCTTCTGAAAAGGCCTCTGTCCTGAAAGATAAATATCCGTCACTAAAGATTTTTCCTGTTTCAGATGGGTTGAGCAAAGTTCCTGCCGCTTGGTTAATTGACCAGTGTGGATTCAAAGGTATGAGAAGAGGTAATGTTGGTGTTCACGAAAATCAGGCATTGGTTTTACTCGCTTTTGACGGGGCAAAAGGAAAAGAGCTCCTTGACCTTGCAGACGAAATTCGTGCTGCTGTCAAGGAGCGCTTTGATATTGATATTGAACCAGAGGTTAATATCGTATGA
- the infB gene encoding translation initiation factor IF-2 yields MTESENIRVNIVLKEFNIGLGTLADFLKSKKIDIDLKPITKITPDVYALIQKEFGKEQLIKEQSKKVAIKVKDITEKAEMNKHDDSDYDPHVREVFIKTTIVEPPQPKIVGKIDLDKPFHQQHPATPQKPEVKAEPIVVPEVKPVVNEAPVVEKPVEIPVEKPIEKPAEIPVEEPVKEPAEKPAEAMVEKPAEEPVAEIITEAAEETIEKTIEKPVEKLVEKKIEKKTDPKKAKPIQINIKKEEPKEETQAPVPIEHIETKVEKLAGPKISGTMDLSQFEKKKSEPRLHKGKRERIHKSGKEKVDITREAGSDRKTVKKDETPATAAAATSRNLRPSKDSKHLVKSKDRFKPVRSEVDEDEVQKQIKETYARMTEGKGKTKGSKYRRDKRDLVSQKMMEEQEMQERSSTILKVTEFVTVNDLSIMMDVPVTKVIEACMNLGLMVSINQRLDAEAMVLVAEEFGFTMEFITADIQGAIQEEQDTEENLQPRPPIVTVMGHVDHGKTSLLDYVRKANVIAGEAGGITQHIGAYNVKLPDGQRITFLDTPGHEAFTAMRARGAKVTDIAIIIIAADDAVMPQTKEAINHAQAAGVPMIFAINKIDKPGANGEKIKEQLANMNLLVEDWGGKYQCQEISAKQGLNVDKLLEKILLEAELLDLKANPNKNANGTVIESSLDKGRGYLATVLVHTGTMKVGDFLLSGSYHGKIKAMFNERGQKIAEAGPSTPVSILGLNGAPAAGEIFNVMNDEKEAKDIANKREQLIRIQGLKTQKHITLEEIGRRIAIGNFQELNIIVKGDVDGSIEALSDSLIKLSNEEIHVNVIHKAVGAISESDVLLAAASNAIIIGFQVRPSSNARKLADKEEIEIRLYSVIYDAINEVRSGIEGMLAPEEKEEITATAEVRETFKISKVGTIAGCMVKEGKLTRSAKIRVIRDGIVIYTGTLGSLKRFKDDVKEVASGYDCGLNVDNFNDIKVGDIIESYTIVEIKRKL; encoded by the coding sequence ATGACAGAAAGCGAAAATATAAGAGTTAACATAGTTCTCAAGGAATTCAACATTGGGCTGGGGACCTTGGCTGATTTCCTTAAATCCAAAAAAATTGACATAGACCTTAAACCAATCACTAAGATTACGCCGGATGTCTATGCTCTCATTCAAAAAGAGTTTGGTAAGGAGCAACTTATCAAAGAGCAGTCCAAGAAAGTTGCAATTAAGGTGAAGGATATTACTGAAAAGGCAGAGATGAATAAACACGATGACAGTGATTATGATCCTCATGTCAGAGAGGTTTTTATCAAAACCACCATCGTGGAACCCCCACAACCCAAGATAGTTGGAAAAATTGACCTCGATAAACCTTTCCATCAGCAACACCCGGCGACTCCCCAGAAACCGGAAGTTAAAGCTGAACCAATCGTTGTTCCTGAGGTTAAACCAGTAGTTAATGAGGCTCCTGTAGTAGAAAAGCCGGTAGAGATCCCGGTTGAAAAGCCTATCGAAAAGCCTGCAGAGATACCTGTTGAAGAACCGGTAAAAGAGCCGGCAGAGAAACCGGCAGAAGCAATGGTTGAAAAGCCGGCAGAAGAGCCTGTTGCAGAGATTATCACAGAAGCAGCCGAGGAAACAATTGAGAAAACGATTGAAAAGCCTGTTGAAAAGCTTGTTGAAAAGAAGATTGAGAAAAAGACAGATCCAAAAAAGGCAAAGCCAATTCAAATCAACATTAAGAAAGAGGAGCCTAAAGAGGAGACTCAGGCACCTGTTCCGATTGAACATATTGAGACAAAAGTTGAGAAGCTTGCCGGCCCAAAAATTAGTGGGACAATGGACCTCTCTCAGTTTGAAAAGAAAAAGAGCGAGCCTCGTCTTCATAAAGGCAAGAGAGAGAGAATTCATAAAAGCGGAAAAGAGAAGGTTGATATTACAAGAGAGGCAGGTTCAGATCGCAAAACAGTTAAAAAAGATGAGACTCCAGCTACTGCTGCTGCTGCAACTTCCAGAAATCTCAGACCTTCAAAAGACTCAAAACATCTGGTTAAATCTAAAGACAGGTTTAAACCTGTGAGATCTGAGGTGGATGAAGATGAGGTTCAAAAGCAGATTAAGGAGACTTACGCTCGTATGACTGAGGGTAAAGGCAAAACAAAGGGTTCTAAATACAGAAGAGACAAGAGAGATCTGGTCAGTCAAAAGATGATGGAGGAGCAGGAGATGCAGGAGAGGAGCTCTACCATTCTCAAAGTAACAGAATTTGTAACGGTTAACGACCTGTCAATAATGATGGATGTTCCGGTTACAAAAGTTATTGAGGCATGTATGAACCTTGGTCTGATGGTATCAATCAATCAGCGTCTTGATGCTGAGGCCATGGTACTGGTTGCCGAGGAGTTTGGATTTACAATGGAATTTATCACTGCCGATATTCAGGGAGCGATACAGGAGGAGCAGGATACCGAGGAGAACCTCCAGCCAAGACCTCCAATTGTTACAGTAATGGGACACGTTGACCATGGTAAAACTTCCCTTCTAGACTATGTCAGAAAAGCAAATGTAATTGCCGGTGAGGCTGGTGGTATTACTCAGCATATTGGAGCCTACAATGTAAAACTACCTGACGGACAAAGAATAACATTCCTGGACACTCCTGGTCACGAAGCTTTTACAGCGATGCGTGCAAGGGGAGCTAAAGTAACAGATATTGCAATAATAATTATTGCGGCTGACGACGCTGTGATGCCTCAGACAAAAGAGGCCATTAACCACGCTCAGGCTGCAGGGGTCCCAATGATTTTTGCAATCAATAAAATTGACAAACCGGGGGCTAACGGCGAGAAGATTAAAGAGCAACTTGCAAATATGAACCTCCTGGTTGAAGATTGGGGTGGTAAATATCAGTGTCAGGAGATCTCCGCAAAACAGGGACTCAATGTAGACAAACTCCTTGAAAAAATTCTGCTTGAGGCAGAGCTACTGGATCTTAAGGCAAATCCTAACAAGAATGCAAACGGGACAGTAATTGAATCCTCACTTGACAAAGGAAGAGGATATCTTGCTACTGTTCTGGTCCATACTGGTACAATGAAGGTTGGTGACTTCCTTCTGAGCGGAAGCTATCACGGTAAAATCAAGGCAATGTTCAATGAGCGTGGACAGAAGATAGCAGAAGCTGGTCCTTCTACTCCTGTTTCAATACTTGGATTAAACGGAGCACCGGCTGCAGGGGAGATTTTCAATGTAATGAATGATGAAAAAGAGGCAAAGGATATTGCAAACAAGAGAGAGCAACTCATAAGAATCCAGGGTCTTAAGACACAGAAACACATTACACTTGAAGAGATTGGCAGAAGAATAGCAATTGGAAACTTCCAGGAGCTTAATATAATAGTAAAAGGTGATGTGGATGGATCAATAGAGGCATTGTCAGACTCTCTGATTAAACTCTCTAATGAAGAGATTCATGTAAATGTCATACATAAAGCAGTTGGTGCCATCTCTGAAAGTGATGTTCTCCTTGCTGCTGCATCAAATGCTATTATTATCGGATTCCAGGTAAGACCATCATCCAATGCAAGGAAACTTGCAGATAAGGAGGAGATTGAGATAAGACTATACTCTGTTATCTACGATGCTATCAACGAAGTTAGAAGCGGTATCGAGGGGATGCTTGCACCAGAGGAGAAAGAGGAGATTACTGCAACTGCAGAGGTTCGTGAAACATTCAAAATCTCAAAAGTTGGAACGATTGCCGGATGTATGGTTAAGGAGGGTAAACTCACAAGAAGTGCCAAGATAAGAGTTATCAGAGATGGTATCGTTATCTATACCGGAACTCTTGGATCCCTTAAGAGGTTCAAGGATGATGTCAAAGAGGTTGCTTCAGGTTATGATTGCGGTCTTAATGTTGATAATTTCAACGACATTAAAGTTGGAGATATTATTGAATCTTACACTATTGTTGAAATAAAGAGAAAACTCTGA